The Edaphobacter sp. 12200R-103 genome contains a region encoding:
- a CDS encoding TonB-dependent receptor — MVLHAQTPTGSIDGLVKDPSGAIIPNAQVIIRNLATGLKVERKTDSTGRYAAPLLLPGQYNVSATAPGFKTSNQTNVTLDVSQERAVDFTLSVGTASEQIDVLEESAATIDTLTSSTGQVITAKQIDNLPLNGRNPLDLALLAPGVQGTGDTAQTTPHISGSRNANAEQQIDGVSNIVGTNNVGLGYVAYQPIVDSVLEFSIQTSVPSAEYGRTSSGVINLVTKYGTNALHGSAFLFAHDATFDARPYFQSKNTPMTDRHRYQEGGTIGGPIYRNRAFFFLALERSSESSASQEIDSVPLDAWRTGDFSALSVPIYDPLTAVKQPNGKITRSIGDFAGNKIPAKRQNAVALAAFKYYPSPNYGGANAFLNNYLAIGASTDTYYHGDARVDYQLTPNNRAFARFSKYIDDSVPFNGYGNAAAKTGSGPQYATATSVSLDDTWTIRPNLLAEFRYGLSRYTVDRTAFGQGFDISSLGLPGSFKAVAAREALVFPTFNQSDGYSALGMSGYVPYSSYNTAHDATASLILVKGHHNFKVGANFRKFFVNFYQYGQPSGEFQFDRSWTQYNPNDATDNGGGTAVAKAGHTFASMLLGLPSSGYMTHDVTALTASSYIAGYFQDDWSVTPKLTLNLGIRWEGEIPRTERHNQLTYWDPSLPSPLAGMIATTNCPACANLKGAMVFVGTPGAKYGRHQAPFQGKDFGPRIGFSYSPTAKWAIRGGYAILFGASALQAAGSTGGLGNDGFATTTGFQFSTDSQLTISTNLSDPAKSGFNLPTGSANGAGTQLGSGINYSFFDSVRNPYTEQANLNVQRQLPLQTVLEVGYVYSHGLFLVDGDPGQPYNQVNPSYLSLGNQLNSNVPNPFYGKITTPGAILSNKNVPLKYLLDAFPQYSSVNSQRKPRASSIYNSITVRLDKRVSQGLSLLVSYTGAKLMDNSSSAVTYLGPVSSTRADQFRPDKEWSLSAYDLASSLTIATTYELPFGKGHRFFRDAPRGVNLLINGWQANGIVSMNGGLPVVLSSVNNQTGLLSLGQRPNMAAGDPNLANRTRDKWFNTDLFSQPAAFTIGNAPRVLGNVRSPGNRNADLSAMKNNYFGNERRYNLQLRFEAFNALNHPIFGGPNANVNSANFGKITSIANGSRVIQFASKFIF, encoded by the coding sequence ATGGTCTTGCATGCACAAACTCCCACGGGCTCCATTGACGGGCTAGTGAAAGATCCGTCCGGCGCGATCATACCAAACGCCCAAGTCATCATTCGCAATCTTGCCACTGGCCTCAAGGTAGAGAGGAAGACAGACTCCACGGGCCGATATGCCGCACCGCTGCTACTTCCGGGCCAGTACAATGTCTCGGCCACGGCGCCGGGGTTTAAAACCTCCAATCAGACAAACGTTACCCTGGACGTCTCTCAGGAGCGTGCAGTCGACTTTACGCTCTCCGTGGGAACTGCCTCGGAGCAGATCGATGTCCTTGAAGAAAGTGCCGCTACCATCGACACGTTAACGTCATCGACGGGACAGGTCATCACAGCCAAGCAGATCGATAATCTACCCCTGAATGGACGCAACCCGCTCGATCTCGCACTTCTTGCGCCGGGGGTCCAGGGGACCGGCGACACTGCACAGACGACTCCGCACATCTCCGGCTCGCGGAATGCGAACGCGGAACAACAGATCGACGGCGTCTCTAACATCGTTGGGACCAACAACGTCGGTCTGGGATATGTTGCTTACCAGCCGATCGTCGATTCGGTTCTGGAATTCTCGATCCAGACCAGTGTTCCTTCGGCAGAGTATGGCCGGACCAGCAGCGGCGTGATCAACCTCGTAACCAAATACGGGACGAACGCCCTGCATGGCTCGGCGTTCCTGTTTGCTCACGATGCAACGTTCGATGCGCGGCCTTATTTTCAGTCGAAAAACACTCCGATGACCGATAGGCATCGTTACCAGGAGGGAGGCACGATCGGCGGGCCCATCTATCGCAACCGGGCATTTTTCTTCCTTGCGCTTGAACGTTCCTCGGAAAGTTCAGCATCGCAGGAGATTGACAGCGTACCACTCGACGCGTGGCGCACAGGCGACTTCTCGGCGCTCTCCGTCCCTATCTATGACCCACTTACAGCCGTAAAGCAGCCGAACGGAAAGATCACGCGCAGCATTGGCGATTTCGCGGGCAATAAAATCCCGGCAAAACGACAGAATGCAGTAGCCCTCGCCGCCTTTAAATATTATCCATCGCCAAACTATGGGGGAGCGAATGCGTTCTTGAACAACTATCTCGCCATCGGGGCGAGCACAGACACCTATTATCACGGTGATGCTCGCGTAGATTATCAACTCACTCCAAACAACCGCGCATTTGCACGCTTCTCCAAATACATCGACGACAGCGTTCCATTCAATGGTTACGGCAATGCGGCGGCAAAGACGGGAAGCGGTCCGCAATATGCAACCGCAACCAGTGTCTCCCTGGACGACACCTGGACAATTCGACCGAATCTTCTTGCGGAATTTCGCTATGGTCTGAGCCGCTATACCGTCGATCGCACGGCTTTCGGCCAGGGGTTCGATATTTCCTCGTTAGGGTTGCCGGGGTCGTTCAAGGCGGTAGCGGCCCGAGAGGCGCTTGTCTTTCCAACCTTCAACCAGTCCGACGGCTATTCGGCCTTAGGCATGAGCGGCTATGTTCCTTATAGCTCCTACAACACCGCCCACGACGCTACGGCCAGCCTCATCCTCGTGAAGGGACACCATAATTTTAAGGTAGGCGCAAACTTCCGTAAGTTCTTTGTCAACTTTTATCAGTATGGTCAGCCGTCGGGGGAGTTTCAGTTCGACCGTAGCTGGACGCAGTACAACCCGAACGACGCCACGGATAACGGTGGTGGAACTGCTGTGGCAAAGGCCGGACACACCTTTGCCTCGATGCTTCTGGGCCTGCCATCCAGTGGATATATGACTCACGACGTAACGGCCTTGACCGCCAGCAGCTACATTGCCGGTTACTTCCAGGACGACTGGAGCGTGACCCCAAAGCTGACGCTCAACCTCGGCATCCGCTGGGAGGGAGAGATTCCTCGCACCGAGCGTCACAATCAGCTGACTTATTGGGATCCTTCCCTTCCCTCCCCTCTGGCGGGAATGATCGCAACCACCAATTGTCCCGCCTGCGCCAACCTGAAGGGCGCAATGGTGTTCGTGGGAACGCCCGGGGCCAAATATGGGCGTCACCAAGCTCCTTTTCAAGGGAAGGACTTCGGGCCGCGCATCGGGTTCTCTTATAGCCCAACAGCGAAGTGGGCGATACGCGGCGGCTACGCAATCTTATTTGGCGCGTCTGCGTTACAAGCCGCGGGAAGCACTGGTGGACTCGGGAATGATGGTTTCGCCACGACGACGGGTTTCCAATTTTCAACTGACAGCCAGCTGACTATCAGCACCAATCTCTCCGATCCCGCCAAATCCGGATTCAACCTTCCTACCGGCTCCGCGAATGGCGCTGGAACTCAACTTGGCAGTGGGATCAATTACTCCTTCTTCGACTCCGTCAGAAACCCCTACACCGAACAGGCAAACTTGAACGTACAACGTCAACTTCCTCTTCAGACTGTGCTGGAGGTAGGCTACGTCTATAGCCACGGATTATTTCTTGTGGACGGAGACCCTGGGCAACCGTATAACCAAGTCAATCCCTCTTATCTTTCCTTAGGCAATCAACTCAACAGCAACGTACCTAATCCCTTCTACGGAAAGATCACGACACCCGGAGCGATACTGTCTAACAAAAATGTGCCGCTGAAGTATTTGCTGGATGCATTTCCTCAATACAGCTCTGTTAACAGCCAGAGGAAGCCGCGTGCCTCCTCGATTTATAACTCCATCACCGTCCGCTTGGACAAGCGAGTTTCGCAGGGACTGAGCCTGTTGGTGTCCTACACCGGAGCCAAGCTAATGGACAACTCATCCTCGGCAGTAACCTACCTGGGCCCTGTAAGCAGCACTCGCGCCGACCAATTCCGGCCAGATAAGGAATGGTCGCTCTCCGCTTACGATCTGGCGAGCAGCCTCACGATTGCCACCACTTATGAACTTCCCTTTGGCAAGGGCCACCGTTTCTTCAGAGATGCGCCTCGCGGCGTGAACCTGCTGATCAATGGCTGGCAGGCCAATGGGATCGTCAGCATGAATGGAGGGTTGCCGGTCGTTCTCTCTTCGGTCAACAATCAAACTGGTTTGCTCTCGCTCGGCCAGCGTCCGAATATGGCTGCGGGAGATCCTAATCTGGCCAATCGGACGCGTGACAAGTGGTTTAATACGGACCTCTTTTCGCAGCCGGCGGCCTTCACCATCGGCAACGCACCACGCGTACTGGGCAATGTTCGTAGCCCCGGCAACCGCAATGCAGACCTGTCGGCAATGAAGAACAATTACTTTGGGAACGAGCGGCGCTACAATCTGCAGCTTCGGTTTGAAGCGTTCAACGCATTGAATCACCCCATCTTCGGTGGCCCCAACGCTAACGTCAATTCGGCTAATTTCGGGAAGATCACATCAATCGCAAACGGTTCGAGGGTAATTCAATTCGCAAGTAAATTTATCTTCTGA
- a CDS encoding glycosyl hydrolase: MKNVLCFSLLLIAASLATAAPAQPSEHPKNVPQEMKVDLSAQPLGKFLGLGVQFDPYVNQVDAHRWAEMMDHLAYMKPGFLRVMSGATDYCSGFDAKGEPIYRWDTDPTARQFQAILTVLDFAQAHHIEVYLGEWSPPGSLGIHSPDDPRWQRIISDFVQYLVRDRHYTVIHHYIFMNEPNGDWMWHGRKPDFTSWSTGVRNLRHQLDARGLDDVILTGPDNSGGRQWFDRTVTEMHDVFGTWEQHIYAKDQEVESGTLERELISDRETILKHDPDGASKPRFIAESGLVTGKIQAVDQQPRVHDFDYGARMADYIVQVARAGWGGADAWDLDDAMHRGPGGGWKIWGFFDSNSDAGMKPRPWYYAWTILSRSMPNGAEILPVTGSSETPVRATIAKWNSSGKTQWTLVLVNHTDASASVNLKLPKQDELHVFRYFATEQNVDGALEPKESELEENPQRSQTVSLPSRGVVVLTTATAGTGSAARQAVLNYLKDISGSKTAVGVQNKDVANLTRDTDRIAALTGKQPSFWGADFSYGPRALDKNREAMIKEAIAQYKAGALVGLMYHACAPILPDETCDWNSVGGTKPVHLTDAEWSQLTTPGTVLYKTWIARLNKLSVYFQQLKDADVAVLFRPLHEMNQCVFWWGCHLGPNGSAKLYQITHDYLVNTKGFDNIVWVWNVQDFNTLDTDVNSYNPGSSYFDIATLDVYNTGYTQNNYNAMVGIAEGKPIAVAECQYVPTPALLARQNRWVYVMLWSDFISNPRNQIALPALYHSPNVVTLDQMPGWGTR; this comes from the coding sequence ATGAAGAACGTGCTGTGCTTCTCGTTGCTGTTGATCGCGGCTTCGCTTGCGACAGCGGCTCCAGCTCAACCATCGGAACATCCTAAGAATGTGCCCCAGGAGATGAAGGTTGATCTCTCCGCGCAACCATTGGGCAAATTCCTTGGGCTCGGGGTGCAGTTTGATCCTTATGTGAATCAGGTCGACGCACACCGCTGGGCAGAAATGATGGACCATTTGGCCTACATGAAGCCAGGTTTTTTGCGGGTGATGTCCGGGGCGACGGACTACTGCAGCGGTTTCGATGCAAAGGGCGAGCCAATTTATCGATGGGACACTGATCCCACGGCGCGGCAATTCCAAGCGATCCTGACCGTCCTCGACTTCGCCCAGGCACATCATATCGAGGTATATCTCGGTGAGTGGTCCCCTCCAGGCTCTCTCGGCATCCATTCTCCGGACGATCCGCGCTGGCAGCGCATCATCTCCGATTTCGTACAGTACCTTGTGCGAGATCGGCACTATACAGTGATCCATCACTACATCTTTATGAATGAGCCGAACGGCGACTGGATGTGGCACGGACGTAAGCCGGACTTTACCTCGTGGTCCACTGGGGTCCGCAACCTTCGCCATCAGTTGGATGCTCGCGGCCTAGACGATGTTATTCTGACCGGCCCTGATAACTCCGGAGGAAGGCAGTGGTTTGATCGCACGGTTACCGAAATGCATGACGTCTTTGGCACATGGGAGCAACACATTTATGCCAAGGATCAGGAGGTGGAATCGGGCACCCTGGAGCGAGAGCTCATCTCCGACCGCGAAACGATTCTGAAGCACGATCCAGACGGCGCAAGTAAGCCGCGCTTTATCGCAGAGTCAGGACTGGTCACCGGCAAGATTCAAGCCGTCGACCAGCAGCCGCGGGTGCACGACTTCGACTACGGCGCACGGATGGCGGACTATATCGTCCAGGTCGCCAGAGCTGGCTGGGGCGGGGCCGATGCGTGGGATCTCGACGACGCCATGCATCGCGGCCCAGGCGGCGGTTGGAAGATCTGGGGATTCTTCGACTCGAATAGCGACGCAGGTATGAAGCCTCGTCCCTGGTACTATGCGTGGACCATCCTTTCACGCTCGATGCCGAACGGTGCAGAGATACTTCCTGTTACAGGCTCAAGCGAAACGCCTGTTCGCGCAACGATCGCGAAGTGGAATTCTTCAGGCAAGACGCAGTGGACCCTGGTGCTTGTCAACCATACGGATGCGTCCGCATCCGTCAACTTAAAATTGCCGAAACAAGATGAGCTTCATGTCTTTCGCTACTTCGCCACAGAGCAGAATGTTGACGGAGCCTTGGAACCGAAGGAAAGCGAGTTAGAGGAGAATCCTCAAAGGTCTCAGACGGTGTCCTTGCCATCACGCGGCGTGGTTGTGCTGACAACGGCAACGGCAGGCACCGGCAGCGCCGCGCGGCAAGCGGTTCTCAACTATCTCAAAGACATCTCCGGCAGCAAGACCGCCGTTGGCGTTCAAAACAAGGACGTTGCGAATCTCACCCGTGACACCGACCGGATCGCCGCTCTGACAGGAAAGCAGCCCTCATTCTGGGGTGCCGACTTTAGCTATGGGCCGCGAGCCCTCGATAAGAATCGTGAAGCGATGATCAAGGAAGCGATCGCACAATACAAAGCGGGCGCTCTTGTAGGCCTGATGTACCATGCCTGCGCACCTATCCTTCCTGACGAAACCTGCGATTGGAACTCCGTCGGAGGTACGAAACCGGTACACCTGACCGACGCCGAGTGGAGCCAGCTCACAACGCCCGGAACCGTCCTCTACAAGACGTGGATCGCACGGCTCAACAAGCTCTCCGTGTACTTTCAACAATTGAAGGACGCCGATGTTGCAGTGCTCTTTCGTCCGCTGCATGAGATGAACCAGTGCGTGTTCTGGTGGGGCTGTCATCTGGGCCCGAACGGAAGCGCGAAGCTCTATCAGATCACGCACGACTACCTAGTCAACACCAAGGGATTCGACAATATTGTATGGGTATGGAATGTGCAGGACTTCAATACCCTTGATACCGACGTCAACTCCTATAATCCAGGTAGCAGCTACTTCGACATCGCCACGCTCGACGTCTACAACACCGGCTACACCCAGAACAACTACAACGCCATGGTGGGCATCGCCGAGGGCAAACCGATTGCCGTCGCCGAGTGCCAATACGTGCCGACTCCAGCTTTACTCGCTCGACAGAATCGTTGGGTCTATGTCATGTTGTGGTCTGACTTCATCTCAAATCCGAGAAACCAGATCGCGCTTCCGGCCCTCTATCATTCACCGAATGTCGTCACGCTGGACCAGATGCCAGGCTGGGGAACTCGTTAG
- a CDS encoding LamG-like jellyroll fold domain-containing protein has translation MSVVDLRRLLRVVILLISTSGFFSLPALSENATAGPYIAHIVEGGPELSKPIQQEIASSGAWSEWTWVRIGLDSPRTSAIARIGAPDDQAPRVLLLRDAHPAVQVADKQIVAPAALDPTTWHLIGAVEDGGALTLYVDGHPAGTSAVSNEPVTPELSLAPTVPADMRHFSGDIGGLSIAARAFSPEEMMSRFVQRPDFSAQLPEENAKPWRLQTRQRVGYEAPQSPDTMPHGFPAEKPRAKSMPASEPTLRADGERTWTIADNWRLLSVDNERIARSVNGRALSQAGFDDASWMPATVPGTVLTTMIDRGVYPDPDFGLNNLAIPESLNKHDYWYRVEFPSPSPYSTSRRTLHFAGINYSAEVWLNGVRLGDMRGAFRRGDFDVTLVLRKTGINALAIRISPPPHPGIPQEQSLKGGPGDNGGAMLIDGPTFVATEGWDWIPAIRDRDTGLWQSVSLKESGAVTIGDPQVITRLPLPDRATANIEIHVPVHNATGASQHIVLQAAFEGVALRMPAVVHPGDSTLSLLPGQFSQLHLTHPRLWWPNGYGSPELYHLHLAVVDAKGTISDTHSTTFGIREISYELTLFNHFGRLERIEAIPTLTLGKGYDAVDVHHEAMRQTAAGWASSISREAEGTSAIREVTNEPDMTDLVIKVNGVRIAVRGGNWGMDDSRKRASRSRLEPYFRLHREANLNMVRNWVGQNTEETFFDLADEYGMLVWNDFWSSTQNSNAEPGDVSLFIDNARDVVRRDRNHPSIAIWCGRNEGVPPPALNSQMITMLREEDGTRFYSPSSNAINLRKSGPYSWQNPALYFSTLNRGFSVELGIASFPTREAFEHTVASQDRWPISDAWAYHDWHQSGGGDVHTLMQHMEIEFGKPGSFQNFERRIQMFNYVDHQAIFEGFYQHLWQPNSGRMLWMTHPAWPSTMWQIYSSDYDTQASFYAVKKANAPLHIQMDLSDYTVAIVNTTLVTLSALRVAATIYSPQGQVLRRIDGSVSASANSTAAWTRLPLASIFHLVPLVLVRLEMKDLSGHLLADNFYWVAHEEKDFRGLNDLAPVNVQAEAVSGENVQSLSGKEKTFSVKLTNRGTSPALELKLTLLRADGSRVLPAYYSDNYVSLMPGEERLITVNAPFNACGPGALHVSLHGWNEEETTAEVGTH, from the coding sequence ATGTCAGTTGTTGACCTCAGACGCCTCCTGCGCGTTGTGATTTTGTTGATATCCACTTCGGGGTTCTTTTCGCTCCCCGCTCTGTCCGAGAACGCAACTGCCGGGCCATACATCGCCCATATTGTGGAAGGAGGCCCTGAACTCAGCAAACCCATTCAGCAGGAGATTGCTTCATCCGGCGCGTGGAGCGAATGGACCTGGGTAAGGATCGGCCTCGACAGTCCCAGAACGTCGGCGATCGCTCGAATCGGCGCGCCAGATGATCAAGCGCCTCGCGTGCTGCTGCTCCGAGATGCACATCCCGCTGTCCAGGTAGCCGATAAGCAGATTGTCGCGCCTGCAGCGTTGGACCCCACGACCTGGCATTTAATTGGAGCTGTTGAAGACGGCGGGGCACTGACCCTCTACGTCGATGGGCACCCCGCGGGTACGAGTGCCGTAAGCAACGAACCTGTGACACCGGAGTTGTCGCTCGCTCCCACGGTGCCAGCGGACATGCGCCACTTCAGCGGAGACATTGGCGGTCTCTCCATTGCCGCACGAGCTTTTTCTCCAGAGGAGATGATGAGTCGCTTTGTGCAGCGTCCCGATTTCAGCGCGCAACTGCCTGAAGAGAACGCCAAGCCCTGGCGCCTGCAAACTCGTCAACGCGTCGGGTATGAGGCGCCGCAGTCTCCAGACACCATGCCGCATGGCTTCCCCGCGGAGAAGCCACGAGCGAAGTCCATGCCTGCATCCGAACCGACGCTGCGAGCAGACGGCGAACGGACCTGGACGATTGCAGATAATTGGAGGCTGCTCTCCGTAGACAATGAGCGTATCGCCAGGTCTGTCAATGGGCGTGCTCTTTCCCAAGCCGGCTTCGACGATGCTTCGTGGATGCCGGCAACGGTTCCAGGCACCGTGTTGACGACCATGATCGATCGAGGAGTCTATCCCGACCCCGACTTTGGCTTGAACAACCTGGCGATTCCCGAATCTCTCAATAAGCATGATTATTGGTATCGCGTGGAGTTTCCTTCGCCCAGCCCGTACAGCACTTCCCGGCGCACGCTGCACTTTGCAGGCATTAATTACTCGGCCGAGGTCTGGTTGAACGGCGTCCGTCTAGGCGATATGCGGGGAGCGTTTCGTCGTGGCGACTTCGACGTCACCCTCGTGCTTCGGAAGACTGGAATCAATGCACTCGCGATTCGCATCTCTCCTCCGCCCCATCCCGGGATACCTCAGGAGCAATCGCTCAAAGGCGGTCCCGGTGACAATGGCGGAGCCATGTTGATCGATGGCCCGACATTCGTAGCGACTGAGGGATGGGACTGGATACCAGCAATTCGAGATCGCGATACGGGCCTGTGGCAAAGCGTCTCACTGAAAGAATCGGGCGCTGTCACGATCGGAGATCCGCAGGTCATTACCCGTCTCCCGCTTCCAGACCGTGCGACCGCCAATATCGAGATCCATGTTCCCGTTCACAACGCGACAGGCGCTTCACAGCACATTGTGCTCCAGGCAGCATTCGAGGGCGTCGCATTGCGCATGCCCGCGGTGGTTCACCCCGGCGACAGCACACTGTCTCTGCTGCCGGGGCAGTTCTCCCAATTGCATCTGACGCATCCGCGGCTCTGGTGGCCGAACGGATACGGATCGCCTGAGTTATATCATCTTCATCTTGCGGTCGTGGATGCGAAGGGAACGATCTCCGACACCCACTCGACCACATTCGGCATTCGCGAGATCAGCTATGAACTCACTCTGTTTAACCATTTCGGCAGATTGGAGCGAATTGAAGCCATTCCCACCCTTACTCTAGGCAAGGGTTACGACGCGGTGGATGTTCACCATGAAGCTATGCGCCAGACGGCGGCAGGATGGGCCTCTTCGATCTCTCGTGAAGCCGAGGGAACGTCGGCGATTCGAGAAGTGACCAACGAACCGGATATGACCGATCTCGTTATTAAAGTGAATGGCGTTCGCATCGCGGTACGCGGCGGGAACTGGGGCATGGACGATTCCAGAAAGCGAGCCAGCCGCAGCCGCCTGGAGCCGTACTTTCGTTTGCATCGGGAAGCGAACCTCAACATGGTGCGGAACTGGGTGGGACAGAACACGGAGGAAACTTTTTTCGATCTCGCCGACGAATACGGCATGCTCGTTTGGAACGACTTCTGGTCTTCGACGCAGAACTCCAACGCAGAACCTGGCGATGTCTCTCTCTTTATCGACAATGCCCGCGACGTCGTGCGCCGTGACCGCAACCACCCTTCCATCGCAATCTGGTGCGGCCGCAATGAGGGCGTTCCGCCGCCCGCGCTCAATAGCCAGATGATCACCATGCTTCGAGAAGAAGATGGGACACGCTTCTACTCGCCCAGTTCCAATGCAATCAACTTGCGCAAGAGCGGCCCATACTCCTGGCAAAATCCTGCGCTGTACTTCAGCACGTTGAATCGAGGCTTCTCCGTGGAACTCGGCATAGCATCCTTCCCAACCCGCGAGGCGTTTGAACATACGGTTGCGTCTCAAGACCGCTGGCCGATCAGCGATGCCTGGGCCTATCACGATTGGCATCAGTCTGGCGGAGGAGACGTCCACACGCTCATGCAGCACATGGAGATCGAGTTCGGCAAGCCGGGATCGTTTCAAAACTTTGAACGCCGCATCCAGATGTTCAACTACGTTGACCATCAGGCCATCTTCGAAGGCTTCTATCAACATCTCTGGCAACCGAACAGCGGCCGCATGTTATGGATGACGCATCCTGCGTGGCCCAGTACGATGTGGCAGATCTATAGCTCGGACTACGATACCCAGGCGTCCTTCTATGCTGTCAAGAAAGCAAATGCGCCCCTGCACATTCAAATGGATCTATCCGATTACACCGTTGCCATCGTCAATACGACCTTGGTCACGCTGTCTGCTCTGCGGGTTGCGGCGACGATCTACTCCCCGCAAGGTCAGGTGCTCCGTCGAATCGATGGCAGCGTCAGCGCTTCGGCCAACTCTACTGCCGCATGGACTCGTCTCCCCTTGGCCTCGATCTTCCATCTAGTACCACTCGTGTTGGTACGTTTGGAGATGAAAGATCTATCGGGTCATCTGCTCGCCGACAATTTCTATTGGGTCGCGCATGAAGAGAAGGACTTTCGCGGCCTGAACGATCTTGCGCCTGTGAACGTTCAGGCCGAGGCCGTTTCAGGAGAGAACGTTCAATCTCTGTCGGGCAAAGAAAAGACCTTTTCGGTGAAATTGACGAATCGCGGGACCAGTCCAGCCTTGGAGCTGAAGCTAACTCTGCTCCGTGCGGATGGCAGCCGCGTCCTGCCCGCCTACTACAGCGACAACTACGTCTCGCTGATGCCTGGGGAAGAACGTCTAATAACCGTGAATGCACCCTTCAATGCCTGCGGCCCTGGAGCGCTCCACGTCTCACTGCATGGATGGAATGAGGAGGAAACAACAGCGGAGGTGGGCACTCACTAG
- a CDS encoding site-specific integrase, whose amino-acid sequence MIPRAACECYLNRWILPRWGDLRIDQVKSVAVEEWLDSIKRAKGTRAKIRNIMSSIFHHAMRYEWVERNPIKLVRQSAKRERTPEILELAELQLLLSKLSVRERTLALLDAATGLRVSEMLVFRWSDVDFENLELRVTRSIWHQVVGNCKTEASAKPVPMDSYMAEDFLRWRRQSTYTSDDHYVFASETMRGTQPYWPDNLMKRHIKPVAKAIGINKNIGWHTFRHSFGTLLKANGEDVKTVQELLRHANSRITLDVYTQAVNSNKRAAQSKVVRMMVSSEVTKVANVGTTDSKKQAQNAG is encoded by the coding sequence ATGATCCCGCGAGCCGCATGCGAATGCTATCTGAATCGCTGGATTCTTCCTCGTTGGGGAGATCTCAGGATCGATCAGGTCAAGTCAGTCGCAGTTGAAGAATGGCTGGATAGCATCAAGCGGGCGAAGGGGACGAGGGCGAAGATTCGAAATATCATGAGTTCCATCTTCCATCACGCAATGCGTTACGAGTGGGTTGAACGTAACCCTATCAAGCTCGTCCGCCAAAGCGCAAAACGGGAGAGAACACCTGAGATACTCGAACTGGCCGAACTCCAACTTCTTCTCAGCAAGCTGTCGGTCCGGGAGCGCACCTTAGCACTTCTCGACGCGGCGACTGGGCTTCGGGTCAGCGAAATGCTAGTATTTCGCTGGAGCGATGTCGATTTTGAGAACTTGGAGCTTCGTGTCACGCGATCGATCTGGCACCAAGTCGTAGGCAACTGCAAAACAGAGGCCTCCGCCAAACCCGTTCCGATGGACAGCTACATGGCAGAGGATTTCCTGCGCTGGCGCCGTCAGAGTACCTACACATCTGACGACCACTACGTTTTCGCCAGCGAGACGATGAGGGGAACGCAGCCCTATTGGCCGGACAATCTCATGAAGCGTCACATCAAGCCAGTTGCGAAAGCGATTGGCATAAACAAGAACATCGGCTGGCACACTTTCCGCCACTCCTTCGGCACGTTGCTGAAGGCAAACGGGGAGGATGTCAAAACCGTTCAGGAACTTTTGCGACACGCGAACAGCAGAATTACGCTCGACGTTTACACGCAAGCCGTGAACTCGAACAAGCGAGCCGCACAAAGCAAGGTTGTAAGGATGATGGTTTCAAGCGAGGTAACAAAAGTAGCGAACGTGGGCACAACTGATTCGAAAAAACAGGCTCAAAATGCAGGATAA
- a CDS encoding (Fe-S)-binding protein: MKPTVRVGMLAGCVQQVFFQHVNQATVRVLAAEGYEVVVPPDQSCCGALMVHCGVEQDARAQARKLIDTFENANVDYIVVNAAGCGSTMKEYGHLLSDDADWSDRAKKFSAKCRDISELLLLNPPRQTRNPLPIRVAYQDACHLRHAQGIFDEPRSLLRGIPELQLLEIGEPNLCCGSAGVYNLLHPEPARVLGDRKVDNVLCVQPQVLVSANPGCLLQIQAGLRRRGVPEIPTFHMIELLDASIRGLSAEMLLNRSVK; this comes from the coding sequence ATGAAGCCAACAGTTCGGGTCGGAATGCTTGCGGGTTGCGTCCAGCAGGTTTTCTTTCAGCATGTGAATCAAGCAACCGTACGCGTACTGGCTGCCGAAGGCTATGAGGTGGTAGTACCTCCCGATCAGTCGTGTTGTGGCGCATTGATGGTTCACTGCGGTGTAGAGCAGGACGCGCGTGCGCAGGCGCGCAAGCTGATCGACACCTTCGAGAACGCGAATGTGGACTATATCGTGGTGAATGCCGCAGGGTGTGGATCTACCATGAAGGAATATGGTCATCTTCTGAGTGATGATGCTGACTGGAGCGATCGGGCCAAAAAGTTTTCTGCGAAGTGCCGCGACATCTCCGAACTGCTACTTCTGAATCCCCCACGGCAGACTCGCAATCCGCTTCCCATTAGAGTCGCGTATCAGGACGCCTGTCACCTTCGACATGCACAGGGGATCTTTGACGAGCCCAGATCGTTGCTTCGTGGAATTCCTGAGCTTCAGTTGTTGGAGATAGGGGAACCGAATCTGTGCTGCGGATCAGCGGGGGTCTACAATCTGCTGCATCCCGAACCGGCTAGGGTGTTGGGAGATCGAAAAGTCGACAACGTGCTTTGCGTGCAGCCTCAGGTTCTCGTTAGTGCAAACCCGGGTTGTCTGCTACAGATACAGGCCGGCCTACGCCGCCGCGGTGTGCCCGAGATACCAACCTTTCACATGATTGAACTGCTTGACGCCAGCATCCGCGGCCTGAGCGCAGAGATGCTCCTGAATCGCTCAGTGAAATAG